From the genome of Triticum aestivum cultivar Chinese Spring chromosome 1A, IWGSC CS RefSeq v2.1, whole genome shotgun sequence:
GGCAGCACCAACGAAGACTCCAACTTCTTCTACTCCTAATTCTGCTTCTACTCTGTCATCATCCCAAATATATACATCGGACCTCGCCTCCTCAGCCGGCATGGCCGCCGGCGAATCGGGAGCTTCACTGCAGGACTGCTCGGCCGGCGTCTCAGATTGGCAGCTCAGTACATCGATCCAGCCGTCGTCGGACTCCCAGTCAGGCAAGACCGAGCAGAAGGCCGCCAATGCCCTCATCCTCTCGGCCGTGTCATCATCGGGCACGTTCTCATCCTCGTCGGCGTCGGATTCCCACATTGCGGCGTCCAATGTGCTCTTGGGGGAAACCCACTTGCCCTTCAGCTCAGCCGACTCGACGTCCGCACCGCAGCCGGCGAACGCCAGGAACGGGTGCTCCAGCAGCTGCTCCGCCGTCCACCGCTCGCAGGCGCACCGCCTGAGGCACTTATCAAGGAAGTCCTTGGCCTCCGACGACAGCCGCTCGGGCGCCTCCGGCACGGCGTCCGTGTACCCGATCAGGCGCACCGCCGCGAACACGTCGTCCATGTGGCTCCAGGGGGCGCGGCCGGTGGCCATCTCGATGACAGTGCAGCCCAGGGCCCAGACGTCGGCGGCCGGGCCCTGCTCCTCCCCGCGCGCCACCTCGGGCGCCATGAACGCCGGCGTGCCCCCTATCGGGCCCGCCGAGCCCACGCTCCGGGCGCACCCGAAGTCCGCGAGCTTGGCCCAGCCGTCGGCGCCGATGACCACGTTCCGGCCCTTGACGTCGCCGTGGACCATGGACTCCCCGTGGAGGTACGCGAGGCCCCTGGCCACGTCGGCCGCGTAGGCGCGGACGGCGCCTTCCTCGAGGCAGCCGCCGTTCCGCTCCACCTCGTCCGCGAGCGAGCCGCCGGGCGCGAACTCGAGAAACAGCTGGTATTCCCCGCCGGCCGCGGCGCGGGAGCCGAGGCAGGGGAGCACGTAGGGCGAGCAGAGGGAGGCCAGGATGCCGCCCTCCCGCCGCAGCAGCGCCTGCGCGTCGGCGGCCCCGGCCGACTTGACCGCGAgcagctcgtcgccgtcgccgtcgccggcggcgaAGAGCGACACGACGGCGCCGGACGCGCCGCGGCCGAGCGTGCGGACGCGCTTCAGCCGCCGCGGCCAGCCGCTGGTGCCGGGCGCGTCCTCCGCCATCCTCCCCAACCCTTCCTCCCTCATCCCCCCCGGCGTTTTCTTGGAAGATTGGGCCGGTCGGTCTCGCTCGGAAGCCGACGACGATTGTCGAAGTccgtgcgtgcgcgcgcgcgcgctgaTCGATGCGTGGATACGAATGTGTTGCTGTTGCGGGATGGCGGGTGGAGGATTTGTATTTATGGCGCGCGGGGGAGTGCCAATGCCAGGTTCGGCGCGAGATCTTGCGTGCGGGGCTGGGTGTCGATGGCGGGAAAAGCACGTGAGGATTTCGGCCATGGCGCGCGGGGCCGGGGTTTTACTCGTGCCGGGAGGGGCGGGGCCCTGACCTGTGGGCCTCTCGTGGTGGGTCCCGCCTCAGGAATGTGCTGACCGGCCACGTGGAACGGCCGGCAACGCGAGTGGAAAACGGGGTCAAAGAGTCAAACGGGAAGGGTgggactcttttttttttctttcgagaGAATATAGGAAGGAAGGGACTATTTGCTCGTGTGGATTTGGGAAGGGAGCTCTGTGAATTCTTGGGTGAGCCTAAAAGAGCAGGAGTGGCTAAAATAAGCACATTATGAAATAAGCAATATGGGCTACCTATTTTTTGGactcccctccctctctctctctctctacgcaTGTGCGATGACCCTAAACGCATGACAAAACTCCGACTTCCCTTTGACTCTCTTTTTTCCCTTTCGGGTGTGTGGCTCTGTTCCTCCCATTTCAATAGCTCTTTTTGTTTTGCAGAGACGTCGCACATTGTTTTGGCCACCATCCATTTTTTACCTATAGAGAGACAACGGGTGTGCCCTATGGCTTTTGGATAATTCTAAATTTCAGGATTGATAGCCGGGCCGAGTTGAGAAGTATGAGCTTTCAATCAAGATTGCTCCTCAGGTGGTAAGATTTGGTGCCAGGTGTTTTTGATATGTGCAATGATTCAACGGCGACGACTGTGGATCCATGAAGTTTGTCCTCAGGGCCACGTACGCGAAGACTTTTCATTTGTCAtcgacgaggtcaagccggctccgataAGGGAGTGGTGACAACAACGTGGCGGTGGCTCGTTCTGGTGGCAGTAGTCTTCGTTTGATGGTCTCAGAATTTTGATGTAATTTTaattatgtttgagatgctttctACTTCTGCAAACTTTTACAGTTGATCTGATCCTTAAAAAAGAAACTatttgaaatgaaaaagaaatcattaCAAGCTTGGATGGTGGAAGATGCATCCATGAGTCAGCTGCAAAAAATTTGGATCTCAAATATGTAGTTGAGCAACAGTCAAGAGTAAATATTCAAGTCAAATTCATTCCACGAAAATGCTATTGTACTCTACATAGGTTGGTATTGCTGCATTTTTTTTCTTGAATGCGCACGAGTGGGCGCACTTTATATTAAAGAAGGTATTGCTGCATTTTTGATTGAACATGTCATGAAGTCTGAGAGGCCACATCTTTTTCTATAACTACGTGTGTTTAACCATTCGAATGCAAAAGCGGTAGAGCAGTTGATTATATACAAAAGAATAGCGCATAGGTAACATTTTCCTTTGCGAAATACTCCCTCAATAAACTAATATAAAATCATTTAGATCATTATTTTAGTGTTCTTTGACCAAATGCGCTTGACGTCCGATTTAAATGCGTGCAACGAGCCGGTAAAGATCGATGCCCGCTTTGAAACGGATTGATCGAATGTGCGTGCAAGAAGAAGAAAATACGGAGCCAAATCAAATTAGTGCACGTAGGTTCTATGCTGAGAATGGAAGGATGCAACGCAACGTGGCGACTAGAACCGGGCTATACGCATGCTCCCGTGAAACCTTCGTACTTCGTACTACGACTGCTGCcatttttttttgctcggacgacGTAAGCCCGCGACCAGTGACGAAGCCAGAATTCAAGTATAAGGGGGGCCGAGTATGTATATTGATCTAATCTCGTTGATAATTACTTGTCGCTTCTATTAAAATTGTCGATCGTTTGAGGGGGCTGCTCGTCCCCTGGCTCCGCCCCTACCCGCAACACCTAGCATGCACGCCGTGGTTGGTCCGCTAAAGTGCGACGCCTTCTCGATCGACCCGCCGCGCCAGCTGCTGCCATCTGTTCCGCTCGTCTTCTCTCCCTTTCCCGTTGCGGAAGGCAGTGCACTTGTGTGTCTCACCGTACGTCAATGCCCATAAAAAACGCCACGCCGCGCCGGATGTGAGTTCTCGACCTGCAAGCCAGCCAGGTCAGAGACGCGTCGCCGTGGAGGGCTCGGACAAGCAAAACTAATCGGTGGCGGTGTACACGGTACACATAGCCATCGGTGGCCATTCGTGTTCCACGAAGCGATGCGGTGCTATTTTACTGTACTTTTTTGCCCGGAGTAGCACTGTAGCAGTGCTATAATTTTCTACGAGGCGTCAAGTGGTGTACTCCATCCGACTGCCATTTCTCTTGCATTTTTAAAATAACTGATCGACACGTACGGCATACCTAAAAATTTAAGCAACGGCAGCTGGAGCTGGAGATACGATGAGACCGCCGGTCCTTGTTTACCCGTGCCGGTCCTGCCCAGCAACAACAGCCTAAACAAACAACAGCGACTACAGGACAGGTAACCGGAGGAGAGATGCAATGCATATGCGAAAGTGCACTGCACACGATGCTCCACACGCAATTCACGGCCGATGCCTGCTTTGAACTGCGGTGATTAGCTAAATGATGCAAGCTAATGGCGGGTGTGATCTGGCAGTCGGGTGCCATTCGTATAGCAGTGTTCATACATATATGTACTCACTTCTGTTGGGCTAATAAGTCTGGTCTATggatctcgatgtaatttttattatttccggtgttcgttgtattgccatgattgaagatgaatagattgaaaatttctcgcaaaaaaaaaagactgGCATATGGATTTTCAAGTCTTCAATTTGACTAATAAAACATGTATAAAAAGATGTACTAATGGCTTCGGCGAGCCCGGAAGGTAAGAGAGAGGGAGGgggtctttttccttttttttcttcttctgaggGAATTTAGGAAGGAAGGGACTATTTGCTCGTGTCAATTTGGGAAGGGAGCTCTATGCATTCTTGGGCGAGCCTAAAAGAGCAGGAGTCGCTAAAATAAGCACATTATGAAATAAGCAACGGGGTACCTATTTTTtggactcctctctctctctctctttctctctctctctctagcgcGACATGCATGTGCGCTAACCCCAGACGCATGACAAAACTCCGACTTCCCTTTCACTTTATTTTCCTTTTCGGTGTGCGGCTCTCTTCCTCTCGTTTCATCCATGCCCCGAAATAGCTCTTTTTATTTTTGTAGGGACGACTCACATTGCTTTCACCACTCTGTTGCTTTCCGATCGAGAGACATCATTCATCGTCAATGGCTTTAGATAAGTTATAAGTTATCGAGTTAGCAGTCAGGGTGAGTTGAAAAGTTTGAACTTTCAAGATAAAAAGTTGAAATCCTTGAGGGTCGTATTTTGAAGTTTTGGAAGTGGAGCTACTTAAAATGAAAACCCGTATATACAAGCTTGGAGGAGGGAAGACGCAAATCACTTGATTTTGACTATTTTGCTAAAAAATCAAATTTGGTTCAAAATTTCATATTTATCAAAATACCCAAAAAATAGTGAATACTACGTGCACCCAATTGTAATTTGGGAAATTTTGAGCCTATTTGGAAATAGTATTGGGAGATGTTGACAATTTTGCTAGAAAGATTCAAATTTGGTTTAAATTTGAAAATTTTCACAAACAGCCAGTAAATATCCTGTAGTAACATTGGAAATCTTGAGCTTATTTGGACAACAGGATTGCGAGATAATGACTATTTTTCTATAAAAGAATGTTTATTTTTTCACCATTAACTTTGAGTCCACCCTCCATTTTCTTTCTAGATTCGCCAAGGAATTCCATGGAATACTACTAAACTAGGAAAATTCACGTGCATTGCAATGGGACGTTATATTGTGATTTTCCTGCCATATTAATTTGATTGTGTAAACAAATGTTTTTATCAAATCTTGCTTATaatttaccttatattttgatgagAACGGGGAAGGCCGGATGAAGGTGTTATGGTAAGAAAAGTGAAACATAGAATCTTACATTATTTTAAGCAAAGTAGAGATTATAGTCCCTGGATCATTTTCTTACGGAGGTTGGTATTGTTGCATTTTCAATTGAGTCTACTATTCTTAAATAGTTGATCTCCATTAACTCTAAGTCTCTTAACATGCGGCCTTCCACATCACGAAAGTGTGCCATGTCTGCATTCACTAACACTATTTCACAGTCCAATGCAAATCACATGCATGCATACTCTTTGTTCACATACAATGCAAGTATGAAACGTTTCTACATTAAAATTTAGTAGCTTATGAATAAGATCATTTTCTTCATACATAATTCACCTGAAATTAATCTATAAATTCTTGTCACAACGCGCGGGCAAATCACTTAATCACTATAAGAAGAAAAGGGTGAGCTATACTTACACCATAGTTGGAAGAGCTTGATCACTGACCTAACATAGCCAATCTTGTTACATGAGCGAGCAGAGTGAGGGTCATGTTACATCACTGTGGATGTTAGATGAGTGTAAAGTGCACCTAAAATAATACAACAAGAATGACATTAGCTAGAGGTGGCCATTTTGGGTCCAAACTTCATCTGATGGGACATCTCGAAACGGACGACTTGCATGATCACTCTTGCGTCGTCATCCAATTCCGCCACCTTCAAGGTGAGCATCTTCGCGTCCTCCGAAGCGGCTACGATCTCCAACTTCTTCTCCTCAAGGTTGGCTTTCCCGTATGAATGTTGGCTGAAAAGGTTGGGCCCTTTTGCTCAGTGCCATGGATCGGATCGAGACTAGTAGCCAACCATGCATCACACAATAGGTCGTCTTTCCACATGTTGAAGCTTTCTCCGTTAACTCCTCTTCTTTGAATCATCACAAAAACAATCTGTACCATCCTCCTTGTTgtgctcctcctcatcatcatgttGCCGAGCGGCCCAATCCTACTGTTGTGTGTGCGTGCCAAGCTCGGTGTAGTCCTGGTGCGTGCCTGATTGGGTGTAGGTGCCGGACTGGGTATATTTGTTGCGTGTTCGACTTGTTGTAGGTGCCGGACTAGGTGGGCTCTGAGTCATCCATCTGCCCGTCCTGATAGGAACCTCCTCGTCCGCCCCCCTCGTGGATGATCTCGTACATCTCGTTGTCCGCGTCGTCGTACGTCGGCTTACCCGCTTTAGGCATACCAGCGAACAGCGTGCGAGCACCCATCTGCTCCACACCAGCTGTCTGCATCCGGACAAGCGGTGACGATGAACACTCAGAGAAAAGCAACGACGTCGCGTTGATGTCGATGATAAACGGCACAGCGGACCAATGAGGGTCAGCGTTGGATGACTTGTGGGGTCCAGAGAGCTGCGTTTTTTGGGACAGATACAAACGGTTTGAAAgtcggcattggagatgccctaagtatgTATGAGCAAATGTGCATTATGTATATCGATGATGGTGGTAGTTCGAATGTCTAGGGAATTGGATGTAAATAGTTAACGTTCTGCTCAGAGTGGAAAGATGCAACGTGGCGACTAGAGCTGGGCGATGCATGTTCCGAAATGGAACTTGCGTGGGAACGACAGAGACCAAAGTCCTCACGCTCCCGCCAAATCTTGGTACTGCTCCTACGACTCTGGCCAGTTTTGCTCGGACGACGCAAGCACGCGACACCATGCATGCATGGACGAGCCGTGGTTGGTCGCTGCCGGCCCCGCAAAGCGCAACGTATTTCCGTCGACCCGCCGCGCCTGCTGCCATCTGTGCGTTCGTGCGTTCCCCGGCAGCTCTCCGGCGACTGCGAGCTGGCCATGCGCAGGTCGGGTAGGTGCAGACGTTGGGGGATCGTCTTGCTCGTGGCGTCGACAAGTGTGCAGCTGGCCTGCTAGGTAACGTACGCTACGCTTTGCTTGTTGGCTCGTTGCAGCTCGCTCTGCCCCTTTCCTGTAGTGGAAAGCACTACACTTGTCCTCCCAGCGTCAATGCCCATAAAAAACACGGCGCCGGATGCGGTGCGAGTTCTCGGCCTGCAACTGCAAGCCAGCCGGGTCAGAGACGCGTCGCCGTGAGGGACTCTGGCAGGCATAACAATGATCGGCACCGTCGCATTGACCGGTGTTGTACACGGTAACATAGCCATCAgtcccactcaaaagaaaatttaCATAGCCATCAGTGATCAGTCGTGCCGGGAGTAGCACTGCTATTTTTCTAAGCGGCAGTGTCGAGCAAGCTTCGCTGTCATCAACTGGTGTACTCAAATAAAAATCATAAGCGACGGCAGCTGGAGTCAGCTCCGGCTGTCGTCGGTCCTTGTTTATCCCGTGCCGGTCCTGCGCACCAACAACAGCCTAAACAAACAACGACGACGGCCAGAGTCGCCATGTGGGGAGCAAGGGCGGAGACATGGGGTGCGAGCAGGTGTCAGACACCCCCCATCGCGTCGCCCCCCCTATAATATCTCGTTACTAGTACGTGCTAGTTCTACCAGTAGTTTGTACGTATAAAGTGTATTGCCATTTGTCGTTTAATGGTAAATTGATTATGGCCCAACGGGGTAACTTTCTAGCCCAAAGGCCTAAACATGGGAAAGCACTGCTTGAGCCTTGATCGCTAGTTGTAGACATCAGAAAATATCAGCCGTGAGATGGAGCAGTTACTTTCCTATCGATCTACCCTCCTAGTAATTTCCTTCTAGGCGTTTTAGAGGTTCCGTATCGCCCTACACCGCCGCCTCTCGCTTCTCGATAGGGAAGACCGGCAGAGGGCACTCCACTTCGCGGCGATTGAATCCATCAGAGTCCACGAGACAATGACTGCTTGTGTGCTTTACCAGTATCATACAACAACAGATCAAAGTCAACTTCAAGGAATTTTTTGCTTCCTTTGAAGAAAATAGTTCATAATTTACTAATTTGATAAGGCAGATTCTAATTTAGAAATCTAGTGTCGCtcttctctttattttttcaatGATTGAAAGATGAGGAGAAAGAATACAAGGAAAATAGATTCCCTTTTTCAAGTCCATTGCTTCCAGCTCAAACATATGTGAGAATGCAAATCAATTGATAGAAATGTGCCTTTTTTTCTGTTACCCGGCATATACGTTCTTCGCCCCCCTCATGTCCAAATCCTGACTCCGCCCCTGATGGGGAGGGCGACTGGCAGCCGTGTGGTGTGGCCCGTGACAGGAGGAGACGATCGACATGATACAGGCGTAAAGTATTGAGGTGTCGCAGTGCGCGGGCGCTTGTTTTAGCTCCAGAATCAGTACAGTTG
Proteins encoded in this window:
- the LOC123045880 gene encoding mitogen-activated protein kinase kinase kinase 17-like; the encoded protein is MREEGLGRMAEDAPGTSGWPRRLKRVRTLGRGASGAVVSLFAAGDGDGDELLAVKSAGAADAQALLRREGGILASLCSPYVLPCLGSRAAAGGEYQLFLEFAPGGSLADEVERNGGCLEEGAVRAYAADVARGLAYLHGESMVHGDVKGRNVVIGADGWAKLADFGCARSVGSAGPIGGTPAFMAPEVARGEEQGPAADVWALGCTVIEMATGRAPWSHMDDVFAAVRLIGYTDAVPEAPERLSSEAKDFLDKCLRRCACERWTAEQLLEHPFLAFAGCGADVESAELKGKWVSPKSTLDAAMWESDADEDENVPDDDTAERMRALAAFCSVLPDWESDDGWIDVLSCQSETPAEQSCSEAPDSPAAMPAEEARSDVYIWDDDRVEAELGVEEVGVFVGAAVPAAAAPPEETAYHHGEGFRDGGSSFVLEAEFDAEAFDAGGELVVHNVGVADEALENQQQQEGGNVHSPDPIACDPPAVVSVDSCDREILPVKSLKMPNLLYFSLRFPLFLHLPFAFLHATIRSDLPTYITRSPGLDTALSR